The following proteins come from a genomic window of Pyxidicoccus sp. MSG2:
- a CDS encoding respiratory nitrate reductase subunit gamma, translating into MSDSLLFSFLPYAAAVAAVAGTVHRVTVRTPATDPREPWTPAGRAVLAGGVTVILNHLLGLAAPRAMQAFVASPARLFTLEAVSLIGGMLLGWGLSSLTLRRAREGQWLLAGFLGLVLAQVLTGLHIAVTLRWGSAWYLHLAVPYLRSLLAFQPDATLMEKAPLVFQVHTLAGFVLLALAPFARARKAAALALVPPASESNLLATPREETAR; encoded by the coding sequence GTGAGCGACTCCCTCCTCTTCTCCTTCCTTCCCTACGCGGCCGCCGTCGCCGCCGTGGCGGGCACGGTGCACCGCGTGACGGTGCGCACGCCGGCCACGGACCCCCGTGAGCCGTGGACGCCCGCGGGCCGCGCGGTGCTGGCAGGCGGTGTCACCGTCATCCTCAACCACCTGCTGGGGCTGGCTGCGCCCCGGGCGATGCAGGCCTTCGTCGCGTCCCCGGCGCGCCTCTTCACGCTGGAGGCGGTGAGTCTCATCGGCGGCATGCTGCTGGGCTGGGGCCTCTCGAGCCTCACCCTGCGTCGCGCTCGCGAGGGGCAGTGGCTGTTGGCCGGCTTCCTCGGGCTGGTGCTGGCGCAGGTGCTCACGGGGCTGCACATCGCCGTGACGCTGCGCTGGGGCTCCGCCTGGTATCTCCACCTCGCGGTGCCGTACCTGCGCTCGCTGCTGGCCTTCCAGCCGGACGCGACGCTGATGGAGAAGGCGCCGCTCGTCTTCCAGGTCCACACCCTGGCCGGCTTCGTGCTGCTGGCGCTGGCCCCGTTCGCCCGCGCGCGGAAGGCGGCCGCCCTGGCGCTGGTGCCGCCGGCCTCGGAGTCGAACCTGCTCGCCACGCCCCGGGAGGAGACCGCCCGCTGA
- a CDS encoding TAT-variant-translocated molybdopterin oxidoreductase, whose amino-acid sequence MSESLPKYWQSLAERAGALPEHARNEFAEELPVGVAAVPPDASSRRDFFKVMGLSAAAAMVACQRAPVQKIIPYVSRPDEVTPGLSLWYASTCNGCSAQCGVLLKTRDGRPIKVEGNDEHPVSKGGVCAVGQASVLSLYDASRARFPSLSCQRTAWAALDGKVKEGLRQATESGMPIRVVLPWVMGPTAEAAVKRFLATYPTARTVRYEPLGELAAIGDAHRVTHGVRVVPDYRFENAKVIASFGADFLGTWVSPVAFTRQYTEARDAAGKRDMALHYQVEPVLTLTGAAADRRFVVSPSDVTPALADLVRRLARKAERAVPAVASVAAPALEETALEELAEALWAQRGRALVVAGGDDVAAQVLANTANALLGNEGNTVSVADGVALDADALTYGELLSELRAGGVGAVLFLGVNPAYADPRGDELAALLKSVLLTVATNDRLDETASLMRFHAPDVTGLESWGDAEPRRGVLSLRQPAVAPLHDTRPLVESLLLWAGAPRSHYDFLRERWEAEVFPRAGVAGQDFSAFWDDAVRRGVVMLPATPVAAPAFREDGLAKALAGVARASVDWELVLYPTVALRDGALANNGWLQEVPDPITKVTWGNPACIAPARAKALGLSDGDVVRVRSGAKTVEVPVLIQAGTHPSVIAVPVGYGRTRAGRIADGIGANGYPLATVVGGQSRRAVPGVTVESTGERQPLALTQTYNRLDGRPHVREAELAAFLANPRAGNEEHEAHGGNDKHPLSIWSGHEYKGHRWALAVDLSACTGCSACVVSCQAENNIPSVGRDEVLRSREMHWMRIDRYYAGDEANPQVVHQPMMCQHCENAPCETVCPVLATVHSSEGLNQQVYNRCVGTRYCANNCPTKVRRFNWFDYKHDEPLERMVLNPDVVVRSRGVMEKCSMCVQRVQEAKASANREGRALRDGDVQTACQQSCPAKAIHFGDLNDSGSAVAKLAKDGRAFRLLEELNIGSSITYLTKIRNTGSGSET is encoded by the coding sequence ATGTCCGAGTCCCTTCCCAAGTACTGGCAGAGCCTGGCCGAGCGCGCCGGCGCGTTGCCCGAGCACGCACGCAACGAGTTCGCGGAGGAGTTGCCGGTGGGCGTGGCCGCCGTGCCTCCGGACGCGAGCAGCCGCCGCGACTTCTTCAAGGTGATGGGCCTGAGCGCCGCCGCCGCCATGGTGGCCTGCCAGCGCGCGCCCGTGCAGAAGATCATCCCCTACGTCTCGCGGCCGGATGAAGTCACCCCCGGCCTGTCGCTCTGGTACGCGTCCACCTGCAACGGGTGCAGCGCCCAGTGCGGTGTGCTGCTGAAGACGCGCGACGGGCGCCCCATCAAGGTGGAGGGCAACGACGAACACCCCGTCTCGAAGGGCGGCGTGTGCGCGGTGGGGCAGGCGTCCGTCCTCTCCCTCTACGACGCCAGCCGCGCCCGCTTCCCCTCGTTGTCCTGCCAGCGCACCGCGTGGGCGGCGCTGGACGGGAAGGTGAAGGAGGGACTGCGGCAGGCCACCGAATCGGGCATGCCCATCCGCGTGGTGCTGCCCTGGGTGATGGGCCCCACGGCCGAGGCCGCGGTGAAGCGCTTCCTCGCCACGTACCCGACGGCGCGCACGGTGCGCTACGAGCCGCTCGGGGAGCTGGCCGCCATCGGCGACGCCCACCGGGTCACGCACGGCGTGCGCGTGGTGCCCGACTACCGCTTCGAGAACGCGAAGGTCATCGCCAGCTTTGGCGCGGACTTCCTCGGCACCTGGGTGTCGCCGGTGGCCTTCACCCGCCAGTACACCGAGGCGCGCGATGCGGCCGGCAAGCGGGACATGGCGCTGCACTACCAGGTGGAGCCCGTGCTGACGCTCACGGGGGCCGCCGCGGACCGGCGCTTCGTCGTGTCCCCGTCCGATGTGACGCCCGCGCTGGCCGACCTCGTGCGGCGGCTGGCGCGGAAGGCGGAGCGTGCGGTGCCGGCGGTGGCGTCGGTCGCCGCACCTGCATTGGAAGAGACCGCGCTGGAGGAACTCGCGGAAGCACTGTGGGCGCAGCGGGGCAGGGCGCTCGTGGTGGCGGGCGGTGACGACGTGGCCGCGCAGGTGCTGGCCAACACGGCCAACGCGTTGCTGGGCAACGAGGGCAACACCGTGTCGGTAGCGGACGGCGTGGCGCTGGATGCGGACGCGCTGACGTACGGCGAGCTGCTGTCGGAGCTGCGCGCGGGCGGCGTGGGCGCGGTGCTCTTCCTCGGCGTCAACCCCGCCTATGCGGACCCGCGCGGCGACGAGCTGGCGGCGCTGCTGAAGTCCGTGCTCCTCACCGTGGCCACCAACGACAGGCTGGACGAGACGGCCAGCCTGATGCGCTTCCACGCACCGGACGTCACCGGCCTCGAGTCGTGGGGCGACGCGGAGCCCCGGCGTGGCGTGCTCTCCCTGCGCCAGCCGGCGGTGGCGCCGTTGCACGACACGCGCCCCCTGGTGGAGTCCCTGCTCCTGTGGGCGGGGGCACCCCGCTCGCACTACGACTTCCTGCGCGAGCGCTGGGAGGCGGAGGTCTTCCCCCGCGCGGGCGTGGCCGGACAGGACTTCAGCGCATTCTGGGACGATGCCGTGCGCCGGGGCGTGGTGATGCTGCCCGCGACGCCGGTGGCCGCACCGGCCTTCCGTGAGGACGGGCTCGCGAAGGCGCTGGCCGGCGTGGCCCGCGCGTCCGTGGACTGGGAGCTGGTGCTGTACCCCACGGTGGCGCTGCGCGACGGCGCGCTCGCCAACAACGGCTGGCTGCAGGAGGTGCCGGACCCCATCACCAAGGTGACGTGGGGCAACCCCGCCTGCATCGCCCCGGCACGCGCGAAGGCGCTGGGCCTGTCCGACGGCGACGTGGTGCGGGTGCGCTCGGGTGCGAAGACGGTGGAAGTGCCGGTGCTCATCCAGGCGGGCACGCACCCGTCCGTCATCGCCGTGCCGGTGGGCTACGGCCGCACCAGGGCGGGCCGCATCGCGGACGGCATCGGCGCCAATGGCTATCCGCTGGCCACGGTGGTGGGCGGCCAGTCCCGGCGCGCGGTGCCGGGCGTGACGGTGGAGTCCACCGGCGAGCGGCAGCCCCTGGCCCTCACCCAGACGTACAACCGTCTCGACGGGCGCCCCCACGTGCGCGAGGCGGAACTGGCCGCGTTCCTCGCCAACCCGCGCGCGGGCAACGAGGAGCACGAGGCGCACGGTGGCAACGACAAGCACCCGCTCTCCATCTGGTCCGGCCACGAATACAAGGGCCACCGGTGGGCGCTGGCGGTGGACCTGAGCGCGTGCACGGGTTGCTCGGCGTGTGTGGTGTCCTGCCAGGCGGAGAACAACATCCCCAGCGTCGGGCGCGACGAGGTGCTGCGCTCGCGCGAGATGCACTGGATGCGCATCGACCGGTACTACGCCGGTGACGAGGCCAACCCCCAGGTCGTCCACCAGCCGATGATGTGCCAGCACTGCGAGAATGCGCCGTGCGAGACGGTGTGCCCGGTGCTCGCCACGGTGCACTCCAGCGAGGGGCTCAACCAGCAGGTCTACAACCGCTGCGTGGGCACCCGGTACTGCGCCAACAACTGCCCCACCAAGGTCCGCCGCTTCAACTGGTTCGACTACAAGCACGACGAGCCGCTGGAGCGCATGGTGCTCAACCCGGACGTCGTCGTGCGCAGTCGCGGCGTCATGGAGAAGTGCTCCATGTGCGTGCAGCGCGTGCAGGAGGCCAAGGCCAGCGCGAATCGCGAGGGCCGCGCACTGCGCGACGGCGACGTGCAGACGGCCTGCCAGCAGAGCTGCCCCGCGAAGGCCATTCACTTCGGAGACTTGAACGACTCCGGCAGCGCCGTGGCGAAGCTCGCGAAGGACGGCCGCGCCTTCCGGCTGCTGGAGGAGCTGAACATCGGGTCGTCCATCACCTACCTCACGAAGATCCGCAACACCGGGTCGGGAAGCGAAACATGA
- a CDS encoding c-type cytochrome — MWTQALGGRRPARGLAPVIQLLVVLVAPAALAQGASQGAKLFAQRCGSCHSVGEGDRVGPDLHGVLERRDEAWVARFLKSPGALIDSGDAVATGLLKQFNGVRMPDQALSEEERAGLFAFFRDCTAKGKGSCRPSPTAKPGTDATSEEVARGRQLFEGTQALSHGGPACLGCHDVRGLGVAGGGTLGPNLTFTFARLGDRGLTPLLAKLDTPLMRELYAKTPLTEEEQYAVKAYLADVSRDGSRPRKDRDFFFLGVVGLIAALGFIGLVWGPRGTDPRAH, encoded by the coding sequence ATGTGGACACAGGCCCTGGGTGGACGAAGGCCCGCGCGCGGGCTCGCCCCCGTCATTCAGCTCCTCGTCGTGCTGGTGGCGCCCGCCGCGCTGGCTCAAGGCGCCTCGCAGGGCGCGAAGCTCTTCGCGCAGCGCTGCGGGAGCTGCCACTCGGTGGGCGAGGGCGACCGTGTGGGCCCGGACCTGCACGGCGTGCTGGAGCGCCGTGACGAGGCGTGGGTTGCCCGCTTCCTGAAGAGCCCGGGCGCGCTCATCGACTCCGGTGACGCGGTGGCCACCGGGCTGCTGAAGCAGTTCAATGGTGTCCGCATGCCGGACCAGGCGCTCTCCGAGGAGGAGCGCGCCGGCCTCTTCGCCTTCTTCCGTGACTGCACCGCGAAGGGGAAGGGGAGCTGCAGGCCGTCTCCCACCGCGAAGCCGGGGACGGACGCCACGTCGGAGGAAGTGGCCCGCGGCCGCCAGCTCTTCGAGGGCACCCAGGCGCTGTCCCACGGTGGCCCCGCGTGCCTCGGCTGCCACGACGTGCGCGGGCTGGGCGTGGCGGGTGGCGGGACGCTGGGCCCCAACCTCACCTTCACCTTCGCGCGCCTCGGAGACCGGGGGCTGACGCCGCTGCTGGCGAAGCTGGACACGCCGCTGATGCGCGAGCTGTACGCGAAGACGCCCCTCACGGAGGAGGAGCAATACGCCGTGAAGGCGTACCTCGCGGACGTCTCGCGTGACGGCAGCCGGCCGCGCAAGGACAGGGACTTCTTCTTCCTCGGCGTCGTCGGGCTCATCGCCGCGCTGGGATTCATCGGACTCGTCTGGGGGCCGCGCGGGACGGACCCGCGCGCCCACTGA
- a CDS encoding cytochrome c3 family protein, with protein sequence MNDASTRPSRPIRAAGHAGALLALALAGCSGPVNNQQGYMPEQPVAFSHAVHAGQYELDCQYCHVGAEKSRHAGVPASSVCMNCHTQVKTDSPEIQKVAAAVAANQPIAWVRIHRLPDHAFFNHASHVTSGLQCQTCHGKVQEMVRVEQAEPMTMGWCLDCHRKTAAQQVFAPSPSAPRSGELLAMSTQPPAPAPLKAPRILQPPTDCSGCHR encoded by the coding sequence ATGAACGACGCCTCGACCCGCCCCTCACGTCCCATCCGCGCCGCCGGCCACGCGGGCGCGCTGCTGGCCCTGGCCCTGGCCGGGTGCAGCGGCCCGGTGAACAACCAGCAGGGCTACATGCCCGAGCAGCCCGTGGCCTTCTCCCACGCCGTGCACGCCGGCCAGTACGAGCTGGACTGCCAGTACTGCCACGTGGGCGCGGAGAAGAGCCGCCATGCCGGCGTGCCCGCCTCCAGCGTGTGCATGAACTGCCACACGCAGGTGAAGACGGACTCGCCCGAAATCCAGAAGGTGGCGGCCGCGGTGGCGGCGAACCAGCCCATTGCGTGGGTGCGCATCCACCGCCTGCCGGACCACGCCTTCTTCAACCACGCCAGCCACGTCACCTCGGGGCTGCAGTGCCAGACGTGCCACGGGAAGGTGCAGGAGATGGTGCGCGTGGAGCAGGCGGAGCCCATGACGATGGGTTGGTGCCTGGACTGCCACCGCAAGACGGCGGCGCAGCAGGTGTTCGCGCCGAGCCCTTCCGCGCCGCGCTCCGGCGAGCTGCTCGCCATGTCCACCCAGCCCCCGGCGCCCGCGCCGCTGAAGGCCCCCCGCATCCTGCAGCCCCCCACGGACTGCTCCGGCTGTCACCGCTGA